The genomic region GTAGATTTGTTGGTATCCCTCAATGGGGTTAAATAACAGTTTCGAATAACATTTTTTGTCATTGAGTTGTTTGTTTACTTCTCTTAAGTACATTTCCAAAGGCCAAATTACGATATTGCCCCCTTTGTCCGAATTGCGAATGACCACATCCTCCCAGTCTTGCATTTCTCTGAGTGCCATTTTCTCTTTGTAGGATAGGTTATGTATTTTGGGATCCAATTTTAAATCTGTGATTTCTTGACAGACCAAATTGTTAAAAACTTGTATTTGAGGCAAGTGAATATTTTTTGGAACATAGGTAGATTTATTTCTTAATTTACTTCTCCATTTTTGTTCTCTTTCATTGGTATTTTCATCCAATAGTTCTTCTAAGTCTTTTAAGCTGCTTAATTCCTCCATGCTCCATCCTTCCAGTGGAGGTGTAGTATTGAACTGTTTTTTCAAGGCTATTTTTCTTAGATATAACTGAATGTCTTTGATTACTTCAAACTTATTGGTATCCTGTGATGGATAAAAGGATAATCCTTTAGACAAGATAGAAACATGTGATTTGTTTAAAGGTTTTTCAGATAGATTTATCACTCTCATTGCTTCGTCCCTAGTTTGGAGAAGGGGCTCGGTGCTCTCGGGGTCTCTCCAGTTCTTGTGACCTTGCGGTTTGTGATTGCGATCTCTGGCTGGTCTTTTGTTTATACCTCCCTCCCCTTCtgatctgtctcccccctctccttggtctaaaaaattctgttttctcttgttcctAGTGTTAATTCCAGTATTGTGGGTTGCCGTAGAGGTACTTGGATTTTCCTCATTGGCTGATTCTGTGTCATCTCCATCCGTGTCAGAAATGTCACTTTGGACGATATTTACTCTGGTGTTTTtagtaggatttttaaaaaaacctttttgcctCCATCTGTATACCTTTTGATTGGAGAAATCTTGTATATCACGATTTAGTTTCCCTATCTTGGAGTTTTTCAATTCCTCTTCATATCGATCTAGCTCTTTCTGATATGTTTTATATAGTTTTTCAAAGTTTGAATTTGTTTCAAATTTCTTGAGGACTTCATTTTGTTCCTTTATTAAGGCCTCCAATCTGTCATATTCGGTTTGGTCATGCTTCATTagaattttcattaattttttgGAGCATTCACTCAGTGCTTCTTCCCACTCTGTTGTTAGTGAttgatttttaaattgaaatgctgGGAATAGCTGTATCCTCAGGCCCCTGGGAATTAATTTTTCTCTATGTATTTCTCAAAGAAATGCTTATTCCACCAGGATTTATCCTGTTTGTACATAgttttatgtatttcttttaaTGCTCCCTCTAGTGTGCTACTTCCTGCACTTCCACTAGGAGTGGTGTTACTTTCGTCAAAGACTTCATTGAAATCTGCTGTTCTTTTTAACTGTCTTGCTTTTCGATCTTGATCCCACGAGTAACTCATTTTGCTACAGTCTGTGTGCTCCTTGTTTAGGAAAACCTGATATTGTCAGGTAAAAATTTACGTAttcaacacacaaggataacaagggcactatataggcaagctcctcattggtttcaattatttaagatactgtatttaattttagtatctatattttatattcctttggggagtggtgctagcatctaatACTGAACTTGCAGAAAAATTGGGATgtaatccctggaaagaaatgctatgtagcactctctgcccagactggggtagagccactattaccttttaaaatttaacctttatttttcactttaaaaagaatgggtggACATGAACAAATTAAAATTTCTCTATCTCTAATGGCTGGTGGTAATTGTTTCAGGTTATTATCAAACTATTCAAGTGACCGGTTGATTCTCTAATacttttatatgtaattttgttagATCAATCGGTACTCCATTGTATTTGTCAAATAAGGTTGATAAGAGCCTTGTAATGGGTGTTTATGATATTTTgatgtctcatatattttttgaggcttgtattggtgtaaaattgttttaaatcaAGCCTGAGTGACAGCAGGGATTATCAAGTTTTATTCACGTTTGTACATAGATCTTGGTTGTGGTTTAGTATTTTGAAATTCACTTTACTTTATTGTGTTGGTGTACAGatgccctggtttgggtatcactTATATTCAGAGTTTATTTGTATATTCCACTTATATTCTATAATAGATTCAGTGGCCATACATTTGAGATCTTTTATTTTTCTCACTCCTTGGAAATAAAGTGATCCTGTATTtatattgcatgtatttatttatacactcTTGGATAATGAATTAAATAATAACACCAGTGTGCATGAATTTCTTGATACTGATAGTTTTCTTTCTAAGCCCCACTGTTCACAATATTTCTTTTATGGTTACCCTTATTTTTGTGGGTGGCTGGGCTACTATATGTATATCTGTCTCATTCCTTCCTAGGCACTCAGAAACTGTTTTTAATTATAATTGCAGCATCCACCTTGGGATTCAATTCCATTCAATAGTGATTTGGCTTTTTGTGTTAGCTGTATTACTAAGGTGGCTGCATAAATTCAGTGATCATATAATTGAGATTTGTTATATCTCTTACTACTTGATAATACAGTAATCGTGTATATGTATTACATATGCTTATTCAAACACTCTTAGGTAATTTATTAAGTAATGCTGCCTGTGTGCGTATATTTCTTTACTTGATGATGTACTATATAAGCCCCCCTgttaacaatatgttctttaaggtTACCCTTGTTTGTGGGATGGCTAGGCTGCTGTATTTTTTGTTATTACTTTTGCACCACACGTATTATGTAATTGTAAAGTGTTATTATCAGTacacaatgttgcaacactctaaCTCTGGTTCCTTGCTGGGGACTCAGACATTGGTTGTAATTGCAATTACAGCTTCCACCTTTGAGTTCAATTTCACTCGATACTATTTTAACTGTAACTATTGACTATGCTACTAAGGTGAATCTTCCGGATTGCCAAACAACCCGGTACTATGCCCTTATGAATTACTATTGTAATATTTACGATAATTCCCTAACTGCCGCTCTGCGCTGTTTTCACTACAGCTGGGTTTGGCAATCTTGTCACTAATACGGGGTCTTGTTCGGTTGTAAATCTGTTGGCAACCGATGCTTCTGTTTAGCCAAGTCCCTTTTTGACACTAGTGAGAGTGCACTTgggtaatttgtttaaataaagttacccATTAATTCTATTCAGGTTCTTATCACAGTTAAACGATTTAACGccaacatgcactcacacactgtcTAATATAATCCCCATTACTTATTCAAATTTCAGCTATTTAAGATAGATTaaattaaaacacacatataacactttagtgggaccccatcgtcccacgcaacccccctgacgcgtttcgccagttacggctttatcaaaggtggcgggccgccgattttcaaagtctttatttattttcaattgcggaagttccgcctctaccgTATTCTCATTCGTTGATCTcggctgtcaatattgtatgtacagcctattgggatcaatgtatctgatgttatgttttgttttaaggTCGACTGATGGTTTTGTAATTTAAGGTGGACCTGTTTCTCTGCTCAATTCCTCCGATCTTCTGTTCCTATACCAATGCTCATTATTACAGTAAATTCGATAAATCATAGATATGACATTTATTATACTGTTATACTATTGTATTTTCCTcctgttttatactgtattttaaataacattgcttataTAGATGTTGTGATCGACATATTTCGTTTAGTGAGAGGGAAATTCACTGTTTACTCATAATTGTATGTATCTCAATTCAGGGTGAATAGTTAGTTTACGTTTTTTAACAGTGGTCTTGTGTTGTTTCTCATTTTTATCCTTATTGGTGTAATATTTTCTTGTAAAAAGGAGTGTGGTTATTAGTAGTATTGCGTTCTTTAGTTGTTCATTTTCTTCTCTCACATGATTTAACTGTCTAGATCAAAccacattattttttaataaccctcatttttaaataaatcacATGATTAACAATAACACGACTATAATAATCATTTCTACTAAGGGCATTGGTAGTGTTGTCCCCCTGCATGAGATTATATGATCATCGTTttcctgtatatatgtgtttactatTTTTCACTGTCTGTGTGTTTACATGATTGCTATTGAATTATgtaatactagtgttaaagcccgtgtacacgggccaaaatgatttttttttttttttttttttttattcaaaaaaataacataagatataaacattaaagtagacataaagtcatatttttatttatagtaaattaaattaaaataaagtttaatttgtacaTGAAGAATATTGTTGctctaaataatacaaaattacttctaactaattaaaaatacacaacttatttatttatttaaagtatatttctttataaacaatgttttttgtaaaaattttatcaCTGTTTGGTAATATCTTTCCTTGCTTTGAACTTTGAAGTATCTTAATTTTGACATCAGATGATGTACGAACTCGAGACATTGCAACATAAAGTTGTCCATGACTGAATACTGGTTCTGGAAGAAATATTCCTACTTTGTCTAACGTTTGACCTTGTGATTTGTTGATGGTCATTGCAAATGCAAGTTTGATTGGAAACTGTCTCCTTCGTAAAATGAATGGTAGTTCAGTGTTGGCAGGGGCTAAATCTATTCTTGGAATAAACACCATTTCTTTTTTAGCTGTTCCTGTGAGTACTTCTGCAATTAATAGATTTGGCTTAAGATCTTTAACTATCAATCTTGTTCCATTGCACAGACCTCTTTTTGTGTTCAGATTTCTGAGCAACATAATAATACTtcccaattttatttttaacttatgaaGAGGCATTCCTGATGGAGCTAATTCGTTTAGAAACTCTATGGGATAGTTTTGTGCATCTTCATCTGTCTGATCATCAATTGAATCTGAACTcagatatattttttcatcacCATCGAGTAAATTTAATACATGCTCATTGATTTGATCAACATGACAATTTTTTGTACACAAAATGGCCTTTTTTGAAAAACTGTGAAGATCAGATGGAAGAAGTCTTTTTCCAAAAATTTCAGATATGATACAATCATGGCATATTAATTTGGAAGGGATCTCAACTAAATCCTCAGGAAGGCCCTCTAAATTATTTAATGAACCCTGTCCTAATTTTAGTAGCCAATTGCTAAATTCTGGATCCACTGAACGCACATTATTCTTCAATTTTAAAATTTTGAATTTATCCCAGTGATCATAGAACTTTATAGTAGCTTCCACAATAGCAGTTCTATTGCAATGAGGAAGAACTGGGAGTGTTTGTCTGAAGTCTCCACCAAGGAGTATAACTTTTCCACCAAATGGCTTATTGTTCTGCATAATTTCCTGAAGGAGCTTATTTACACATTTTAGAGCTATACCGGGTGTCATTGAGGCCTCATCCCAAATAAGCAATTTAGCATTACGTATGAACTCTGCATCTTTTGAAGTCATTCTCATATTTGATGTTGATGTTTCCAGTAATGGAATTGGAAGCTTAAACTGTGAATGGTAAGTTCTGCCACCATCAAGGAGATTAGCTGCTATTCCTGTAGAGGCAACAGGAAGAACTCCATCTGTGCGTCCACGTAAAGTACTcaataatgttttatataaataagtctTGCCACTTCCACCAGgtccatcaataaaaaaacatcTGTGTGGTAAATTTTCATTATCAATTGCAGACATTACATTGTCAAATGCAGCTTTTTGCTCGATGTTTAATGCTTCTTGAAGTTGTGCTCCAACTTGGGCTTCCAACTGTGTAACATAGTTGAATTGCATTTCTGGAATGAAGTTTGATGGATTGGGTAGTCCAAAATCTTCACAACGTTTACCATGCAATATGAGAACATTTTGAATATCTGTTAATGCCAAATTTTTGCAACTTTTGCAATCATCAATGTGGTCTTCATGACGTGAATAATCTTCATAAAGATCATGTTTGTATTTTTCAGAGTTGTGGGACATTAGGTGGGACAACAAAGATACACAAATAAGCAAAAAGTTCCctcatttgtttaggcatttgttgAGATGCTGATTCATTAAGTGTAAGATCCCATGTAGCGTCGTCATCTAAAAGTGAAAGCTTTTGGGCAGCTTCTTTGAATGTGTGACAAACTTGTCCATTAACAGTTCGTAAGTCCTTAAAGGATATTGCTCCTTTTAAGTGCAAGAGCAGTAACCTCAAAcaaaatctctccaaatctgatgaaatatttacattatacaatCTGCCAATTGTTGTATTTGCTCCTCTTTGTCTTGGATTCCACTTACGGGTTTTTACATCAAATACAAAATGTTGAGGAATGTCAGAGTAAAAAAATTCACGTGCCGCATTATTATCCACATTCAACTTAAAGTATGCTGTCAAAGTGgtatccctgtcttgtgccttttCTGCAGCTAATTGTACGTTTTCATTATGGAAATATACATCTTGTTCGCCTGGAAGATGAACTTGAAGTcttattattgtatgtgtttgatgGTGCATCAAAAAACCATACAACCTCCAAACAGCTTCAGGAGCACTGACATATCTTGTGTCCAAAAAATTTTGAATTTCATCATGCTGTAGTGTATTATGTTCCTTAATGGAAATATTTGCACAATCGTaacctttatatacatatttgaagagatatttaacacttttaacagaaacacaactctctacatttatatggcagttgtatttcaaGCAGAAGTATGGGCTATATGGAACTACCCATGAGttgtcaatttttttccctttgacAATTACAGTGGTCTCATTTTTTTGTCTCCAATATCGCGGATATCCATCAACATTAATTAAAGTTTCTTCTTGAAAATTTTTCGGAAAATTCTTGCTGCAATTACCATCAACCATGCATGGAGAATTTAAATTATGTTCTCCACATGGACCGTGTATCATATGCTTTATTACAATAGCATGTAGTCTTGGATAAATATGTTCATCAGGAATTTCAGCTGATATAAAAGTGTCAATGGTTTCAGCATCATTTGGCTTGTCTTCGGCTTtcaatattaaaaggatatgagcATGTGGTAATCCTCTTTTTTGAAACTCTATTACATGCACTTTTGCGCAAGGACTTCCAAGAACATGTTTGTTCAAGATATCATTCAAAAGAGAATTTAATTTGAGATTGAAAACTCTTGCTACCAAATCTGGTCTGAACTCCACTGCTTGACCTTCTAATAGGTTATCAAGTATCTCAGGCCATTTAGGGTTGCAGGTCATGGTGATGAAGTAATCCGGTTTTCCATATTTTCTAACAATGGCCATAGCATCATGGTAGTTTTGGGCCATATTTCGTGGACTTCCCTGAAAAGATGATGGCAAAATAACTGCTTTTCCAGGCATCAGGCCCTGTGCAGCAGCCTCACTTTGAATGTAATCCATTAATCCTGTATATTTTTCAATGCGAAGATTAGATTGATTTTGACGTATATAGTTGAGTCTGTTGGCCTCAGTCTTGACATAAGCATCAACAAAGTACTGCTGCGTCAACTTGCCAGCACTAAGGAAAGGATTGAATTGATCCCTAATTGAAATTCTGTAAGAGTAGTATTTCATTTGGCTAACTCTTATCCTTGGATTGGTGGTTACTCTTCTTTGTACATCACTAATTGATGTTGGCctgtagttaagagcaatattgGAACCCCAACTTTGGTCCCCATATGGAAACAACAAAGGATACAGCAATGGTTCAAGATTAGGATCTAAAACACTTattctttcagttttttttgtttgatctgtAGATCGGCAATGAATAAGAAGGTCACgttcaagaggaggttcaccatcagAATTTTGGAAAATAACAGCAACCTCATTAACTCTTTGTACGTTATATCTTCGGTAATCTGATGTTCTGTCCTGCAGAATTACCATTGAAACTTTAGAATTTTGAACTCCATTTAAAGATGCTTCATGGATGCATTCTTGCTCTACCTCATAGAGCATTTTACATGCTTTTGCAAAAGGGTTATACTGAGACATATATGAACTTAACTCCCTCAAAAGTTCAATGTGACATCCTGAATTTTCTTTTAGTGCTGCTCGTTGGTCCGCAGCTTCCTCAGGACTCAAAATGTAGAGTTGTGCAAATTTGCGTTGATCATCATTTTCTGGATGCAAAGCACCAGATCGGTGATAAATTTGGCCATTTATTCTAAAACAGTATGGGCCATATCCTGGAGGTGGTGCAATGTTTGCTCCCATTGATGCAAACGCCAATGCACTATTTATAGAACGGATATTTTGCATAAAATTCTTTGAATGTGTGTGTTGTCCAGTCATTAGTTGTTGGATCAGTGGTGAAATTTGTATATGAGGTAATGTTATTTTTCCTTTATTGCAGCATTTATTAAAAAGCTTATCGCTTGGTTGTTCCTCTGGAAAATGCTTTGCCATGCAAAATGTGCAATAAACATTAAGTTGACCACATGTGTGCATCGGAACATTGTCTTCATTAAATAGTGAATGGTTATAACTTTTGTTATATTGATTAGTGATAGTGATGttagtactattttttttttttttctacgtgCAGCAGAACGTGATCTTTGCATGTCCAGTTGGAGACATTTTTCCTGAGCAGTCATATTGGCCCTACAAATCCGTTTTTTTGAAGAATCCTTTTTGCGTAGAGTTACCCTTTGTTGTTCAGTCATATGTGTCCGTCGTATACGTTGAGTTTCTTTTCTTCTGCGTTTAACGTTTTCTGCATCTTCCTGTGTTAAAATTCTTTTAGGAGGCATTcttctatttttatgtttatgcagcactctttagtttgttttaaagactttttttttttttttatgcacttctTTGTAGTCacttttttttatgcagtatatatgttttttaaggtttattattattaggcactctttattgccttttttatgctgtatatatgtttttttaaataggtttgttataatgctgcttatgtagtattaggcactctttattgccttttttatgttgtatatatgttttttttttataaattttttataatgctgcttatgtagtattaggcactctttattgccttttttatgctgtttatgcagtgtctttatttgttttaggCAGTCTTTTAGGCACTCTCTTTGTTAGATCGGCAGTCTTTATTttgtattaggcaatgttaggcacacttttttttttttagacaatctttattttgtttaacaaagtcttaggcactctttactttgttttatacactttttattttgtttttggcagtgttatttttttttaatgcagtcttaggcactctttattttgttgtagacattaggcgtgtttatgctgcttatgtagtattaggcactctttattgccttttttatgctgtttatgcagtctctttatttgttttaggcagtctctttatttccctttttttttaggcACTCTCTTTGTTATATCGGCagtctttatttttttagatagtctttattttgtattaggcaatgttaggcaCACTTTTTTTTAgacaatacacttttttttttttttttggcagttttaattttttttcatgcagTCTTAGtcactctttattttgttgtagacattaggcgtgtttgtcactctttactttgttttaaacacacttttttttttatgcactttttttatacacttttttttatgcagtatatatgttttttacggtttattagtattaggcactctttatgggcttttttatacagtatatatattttttcttaaaaatgtttgttataatgctgcttatgtagtattaggcactcttgattgcctttttatgcagtatatatgttttttacggtTTCTTAGTAACTTTGTTTTTTGCAGTCTTAATTTTTGTTCATGCAGTCTTAGGCGCTCTTTATTTTCTTGTAGACATTAGGCGTGTTtgtcactctttactttgttttaaacactctttttttgtattatgtccttttttaagacacttttttatgcagtatatatgtttttatatgttttcttaaaaaggttgattaaaattcagcttatgtagtattaggcactctttattggcttttttatgcagtatatatgatttttttttacaaagggttaattataatgctgcttatgtagtattaggcactctttattgccttttttatgcagtatatatgtgtttttttcaaagagtttattataatgctgcttatgtagtattaggctctttttttgccttttttattctgtatatatgttttttaaaaaatgtttcttataatgctgcttatgtagtattaggcactctttattgccttttttatgcagtatatatgttttttttttttcaaagggtttattataatgctgcttatgtagtattaggcgctctttatttcctttttttttttatttgtatagagaCTTTTTATATGTGCAGTGCAGCACAGTGTTGTGCTGTTTGAGACTTTTTATATGTGCAGTGCAGCACAGTGTTGTGCTGTTTTATGtgcctattttttcttttaaagtaatatagttatgttatatgtgCTGTGCAGCACAGTATTGAGCTCTTTTATGAGCTTATGACTAAAATATTTCTTttctatgtgctgttagcacagtgttgtgctcttttatgagcctattaatccttttttatttttaaaacctaaaatttattttttgatcgtattaaggtttttttttttttttttttttttttaaactactatgtgctgttagcacagtgttgtgctCTTTAATATATCCGCACAGtagtatgtgctatgtagcacatacataagtcctgagcctattattccttttttttgtatgtgctgttagcacagtgttgggctcttgtATGAggctattattgtttttttttgtatgtgctgttagcacagtgttgtgctCTTGTAAGAggctattattcctttttttttaaaaaaacctaaaata from Bombina bombina isolate aBomBom1 chromosome 2, aBomBom1.pri, whole genome shotgun sequence harbors:
- the LOC128646904 gene encoding uncharacterized protein LOC128646904; protein product: MHTCGQLNVYCTFCMAKHFPEEQPSDKLFNKCCNKGKITLPHIQISPLIQQLMTGQHTHSKNFMQNIRSINSALAFASMGANIAPPPGYGPYCFRINGQIYHRSGALHPENDDQRKFAQLYILSPEEAADQRAALKENSGCHIELLRELSSYMSQYNPFAKACKMLYEVEQECIHEASLNGVQNSKVSMVILQDRTSDYRRYNVQRVNEVAVIFQNSDGEPPLERDLLIHCRSTDQTKKTERISVLDPNLEPLLYPLLFPYGDQSWGSNIALNYRPTSISDVQRRVTTNPRIRVSQMKYYSYRISIRDQFNPFLSAGKLTQQYFVDAYVKTEANRLNYIRQNQSNLRIEKYTGLMDYIQSEAAAQGLMPGKAVILPSSFQGSPRNMAQNYHDAMAIVRKYGKPDYFITMTCNPKWPEILDNLLEGQAVEFRPDLVARVFNLKLNSLLNDILNKHVLGSPCAKVHVIEFQKRGLPHAHILLILKAEDKPNDAETIDTFISAEIPDEHIYPRLHAIVIKHMIHGPCGEHNLNSPCMVDGNCSKNFPKNFQEETLINVDGYPRYWRQKNETTVIVKGKKIDNSWVVPYSPYFCLKYNCHINVESCVSVKSVKYLFKYVYKGYDCANISIKEHNTLQHDEIQNFLDTRYVSAPEAVWRLYGFLMHHQTHTIIRLQVHLPGEQDVYFHNENVQLAAEKAQDRDTTLTAYFKLNVDNNAAREFFYSDIPQHFVFDVKTRKWNPRQRGANTTIGRLYNVNISSDLERFCLRLLLLHLKGAISFKDLRTVNGQVCHTFKEAAQKLSLLDDDATWDLTLNESASQQMPKQMRELFAYLCIFVVPPNVPQL